One genomic segment of Ricinus communis isolate WT05 ecotype wild-type chromosome 5, ASM1957865v1, whole genome shotgun sequence includes these proteins:
- the LOC8266434 gene encoding uncharacterized protein LOC8266434 isoform X2 yields MHLHSSTLDSLSKSQDLASSILSSSTPSQISSVCASIDSFLHLHLPDQSRHFFSLAFPTLICKLYGFCDASSNGPHLTSSSNGWIDIILQSNDSDLASKVFNLLSPNGVVFQSISAVDRQSLVKYVFPTERLPEWVKMMLSSEKDGNLLNNLCPFFRGKIKEDSIKGGSLYYQVQLNVFEYFMFWFAYYPVMKGNCDLNFTPQSRIKKLTLENWTKSITGFSISKRGNEQKLDCNLYLRLLNAYLRAFVPVSDLDSHQPYCGSLLHNGYVMNDDEYGSALLKAEFLVDTLVNYWLVDNDFSPLPVNVCKSFGLSFPLRSLSGETPPTPNLGSFDVKSREFAASMNGSSIHVVGSWNSWIQRPVYRFILRTFLFCPVETSIKNASQVFLVWVSYLQPWKSGLDDFLELDAIGGGLGKDAISNEDGYSSLWQDYVLSNYLYYSSLVMHFIGFAHKFLHADPEMIVQMVLQVLKILTSSKELTDLIKNVNAVFHSKQAGSGKSMLNGLYSYVPLIREQLQDWEDGLCESDTDGSFLHENWNKDLRLFSDGEDGGQQLLQLFILRAEAELQANYGDNLAHNLQLIDSLKAQVSYLFGGSIVRRLSFTPETRQPEQSRDEKFKPRRSGNQAWGDVKYKGDWMKRPISDDEVAWLVKLLVRFSSWLNDSFGLNQVQSSDIDPKWSYVEVSNNVENVCGPTETLKMMLCAIGCWFLAFCAAVARLMRKHGLRVNLRMLASKKIVMVLLMSALFSVFKKAFAVFHRV; encoded by the exons ATGCACCTTCACTCCTCCACCCTTGATTCCCTCTCCAAATCACAAGACCTCGCATCATCAATcctttcatcatcaactccCTCTCAGATCTCTTCAGTCTGTGCATCCATCGACTCATTTCTACACTTGCACTTGCCCGATCAGTCTCGCCACTTCTTCTCTCTCGCTTTCCCTACCCTAATCTGCAAACTCTACGGCTTCTGCGATGCTTCTAGCAATGGACCCCACTTAACATCATCGTCCAACGGCTggattgatatcattcttcaatCCAACGACTCTGATCTTGCGTCTAAAGTTTTTAATCTTCTTTCACCGAACGGTGTTGTCTTTCAGTCAATTTCAGCTGTCGATCGTCAATCGCTTGTTAAATACGTATTTCCAACTGAACGGTTACCAGAATGGGTTAAAATGATGTTATCAAGTGAAAAAGATGGCAATTTGTTGAACAATCTTTGCCCTTTTTTTAGAGGTAAAATCAAAGAGGATTCAATTAAAGGCGGTTCTTTATATTACCAAGTTCAATTAAATGTGTTTGAGTATTTCATGTTCTGGTTTGCTTATTACCCAGTTATGAAAGGCAATTGCGATCTTAATTTTACTCCACAAagtagaattaaaaaattaacgtTAGAAAATTGGACTAAATCGATTACTGGGTTCTCGATTTCGAAGCGTGGAAATGAACAAAAATTGGATTGCAATCTTTATTTGCGGCTTCTAAATGCATATTTGCGTGCTTTTGTGCCTGTTTCTGATTTAGATTCGCATCAGCCTTATTGTGGCTCACTTTTGCATAATGGTTATGTGATGAATGACGATGAGTATGGATCAGCTTTGTTGAAAGCGGAGTTTTTGGTTGATACATTGGTGAATTATTGGTTGGTTGATAATGATTTTTCACCTTTGCCCGTTAACGTTTGTAAATCTTTTGGATTGTCATTTCCGCTCAGGTCGCTTTCAGGTGAGACTCCACCCACTCCTAATCTAG GTTCATTTGATGTAAAATCGAGGGAATTTGCTGCATCCATGAATGGTTCTTCTATACATGTGGTCGGCTCATGGAATTCGTGGATTCAGAGACCAGTATATAGGTTTATTTTGagaacatttttattttgtccTGTGGAAACCTCTATAAAAAATGCTTCACAGGTATTTTTGGTTTGGGTTAGTTATTTGCAGCCGTGGAAGAGTGGATTAGATGATTTTCTAGAGCTTGATGCAATTGGTGGTGGGTTGGGGAAAGATGCCATTAGTAATGAGGATGGGTATTCTTCTCTGTGGCAGGATTACGTATTGTCTAACTATTTGTACTACAGTTCCTTGGTTATGCATTTCATTGGGTTTGCCCACAAGTTTCTTCATGCTGATCCAGAAATGATAGTCCAAATGGTATTGCAG GTTCTGAAAATACTGACATCATCCAAAGAGTTGACTGATCTAATCAAGAATGTGAATGCTGTTTTTCATTCCAAACAAGCTGGATCAGGGAAATCAATGCTTAATGGCTTGTACAGTTATGTTCCTTTGATTCGTGAACAGTTGCAG GATTGGGAAGACGGTTTATGTGAGAGTGATACTGATGGGTCTTTCTTGCACGAGAACTGGAACAAAGATTTAAGACTCTTTAGTGATGGGGAAGATGGTGGACAACAGCTCCTTCAG TTGTTTATATTGCGTGCAGAAGCAGAGTTGCAAGCTAATTATGGTGATAACCTTGCTCACAACCTTCAGCTTATAGATTCACTGAAGGCACAGGTGAGCTACTTATTCGGGGGTTCTATTGTCAGACGACTTTCATTTACTCCAGAAACAAGACAGCCTGAGCAATCACGAGATGAAAAATTCAAGCCTAGAAGATCTGGCAACCAGGCATGGGGTGATGTGAAATACAAGGGTGACTGGATGAAGAGGCCAATCTCTGATGATGAGGTTGCATGGCTGGTGAAATTGCTGGTCCGGTTTTCAAGTTGGCTGAATGATAGTTTTGGGCTGAATCAAGTACAGAGCAGCGACATAGACCCTAAATGGTCATATGTGGAAGTGTCAAATAACGTGGAAAATGTATGTGGACCCACTGAGACTTTGAAGATGATGTTGTGTGCTATTGGCTGTTGGTTTCTTGCGTTCTGTGCTGCAGTAGCAAGGTTAATGAGAAAGCACGGTCTTAGGGTGAACCTCAGGATGCTGGCATCAAAAAAGATTGTGATGGTTTTGCTCATGTCTGCTCTATTCAGTGTATTCAAGAAGGCTTTTGCAGTGTTTCATAGGGTGTAG
- the LOC8266434 gene encoding uncharacterized protein LOC8266434 isoform X1: MHLHSSTLDSLSKSQDLASSILSSSTPSQISSVCASIDSFLHLHLPDQSRHFFSLAFPTLICKLYGFCDASSNGPHLTSSSNGWIDIILQSNDSDLASKVFNLLSPNGVVFQSISAVDRQSLVKYVFPTERLPEWVKMMLSSEKDGNLLNNLCPFFRGKIKEDSIKGGSLYYQVQLNVFEYFMFWFAYYPVMKGNCDLNFTPQSRIKKLTLENWTKSITGFSISKRGNEQKLDCNLYLRLLNAYLRAFVPVSDLDSHQPYCGSLLHNGYVMNDDEYGSALLKAEFLVDTLVNYWLVDNDFSPLPVNVCKSFGLSFPLRSLSGETPPTPNLGEVVKLLVKYLNLSANMVKEHRADCVESANRKRVSLGSFDVKSREFAASMNGSSIHVVGSWNSWIQRPVYRFILRTFLFCPVETSIKNASQVFLVWVSYLQPWKSGLDDFLELDAIGGGLGKDAISNEDGYSSLWQDYVLSNYLYYSSLVMHFIGFAHKFLHADPEMIVQMVLQVLKILTSSKELTDLIKNVNAVFHSKQAGSGKSMLNGLYSYVPLIREQLQDWEDGLCESDTDGSFLHENWNKDLRLFSDGEDGGQQLLQLFILRAEAELQANYGDNLAHNLQLIDSLKAQVSYLFGGSIVRRLSFTPETRQPEQSRDEKFKPRRSGNQAWGDVKYKGDWMKRPISDDEVAWLVKLLVRFSSWLNDSFGLNQVQSSDIDPKWSYVEVSNNVENVCGPTETLKMMLCAIGCWFLAFCAAVARLMRKHGLRVNLRMLASKKIVMVLLMSALFSVFKKAFAVFHRV, encoded by the exons ATGCACCTTCACTCCTCCACCCTTGATTCCCTCTCCAAATCACAAGACCTCGCATCATCAATcctttcatcatcaactccCTCTCAGATCTCTTCAGTCTGTGCATCCATCGACTCATTTCTACACTTGCACTTGCCCGATCAGTCTCGCCACTTCTTCTCTCTCGCTTTCCCTACCCTAATCTGCAAACTCTACGGCTTCTGCGATGCTTCTAGCAATGGACCCCACTTAACATCATCGTCCAACGGCTggattgatatcattcttcaatCCAACGACTCTGATCTTGCGTCTAAAGTTTTTAATCTTCTTTCACCGAACGGTGTTGTCTTTCAGTCAATTTCAGCTGTCGATCGTCAATCGCTTGTTAAATACGTATTTCCAACTGAACGGTTACCAGAATGGGTTAAAATGATGTTATCAAGTGAAAAAGATGGCAATTTGTTGAACAATCTTTGCCCTTTTTTTAGAGGTAAAATCAAAGAGGATTCAATTAAAGGCGGTTCTTTATATTACCAAGTTCAATTAAATGTGTTTGAGTATTTCATGTTCTGGTTTGCTTATTACCCAGTTATGAAAGGCAATTGCGATCTTAATTTTACTCCACAAagtagaattaaaaaattaacgtTAGAAAATTGGACTAAATCGATTACTGGGTTCTCGATTTCGAAGCGTGGAAATGAACAAAAATTGGATTGCAATCTTTATTTGCGGCTTCTAAATGCATATTTGCGTGCTTTTGTGCCTGTTTCTGATTTAGATTCGCATCAGCCTTATTGTGGCTCACTTTTGCATAATGGTTATGTGATGAATGACGATGAGTATGGATCAGCTTTGTTGAAAGCGGAGTTTTTGGTTGATACATTGGTGAATTATTGGTTGGTTGATAATGATTTTTCACCTTTGCCCGTTAACGTTTGTAAATCTTTTGGATTGTCATTTCCGCTCAGGTCGCTTTCAGGTGAGACTCCACCCACTCCTAATCTAGGTGAGGTGGTCAAATTGTTGGTTAAGTACTTGAATCTGAGTGCAAATATGGTTAAAGAGCACCGTGCTGATTGTGTGGAGAGTGCTAATCGGAAAAGGGTTTCTTTAGGTTCATTTGATGTAAAATCGAGGGAATTTGCTGCATCCATGAATGGTTCTTCTATACATGTGGTCGGCTCATGGAATTCGTGGATTCAGAGACCAGTATATAGGTTTATTTTGagaacatttttattttgtccTGTGGAAACCTCTATAAAAAATGCTTCACAGGTATTTTTGGTTTGGGTTAGTTATTTGCAGCCGTGGAAGAGTGGATTAGATGATTTTCTAGAGCTTGATGCAATTGGTGGTGGGTTGGGGAAAGATGCCATTAGTAATGAGGATGGGTATTCTTCTCTGTGGCAGGATTACGTATTGTCTAACTATTTGTACTACAGTTCCTTGGTTATGCATTTCATTGGGTTTGCCCACAAGTTTCTTCATGCTGATCCAGAAATGATAGTCCAAATGGTATTGCAG GTTCTGAAAATACTGACATCATCCAAAGAGTTGACTGATCTAATCAAGAATGTGAATGCTGTTTTTCATTCCAAACAAGCTGGATCAGGGAAATCAATGCTTAATGGCTTGTACAGTTATGTTCCTTTGATTCGTGAACAGTTGCAG GATTGGGAAGACGGTTTATGTGAGAGTGATACTGATGGGTCTTTCTTGCACGAGAACTGGAACAAAGATTTAAGACTCTTTAGTGATGGGGAAGATGGTGGACAACAGCTCCTTCAG TTGTTTATATTGCGTGCAGAAGCAGAGTTGCAAGCTAATTATGGTGATAACCTTGCTCACAACCTTCAGCTTATAGATTCACTGAAGGCACAGGTGAGCTACTTATTCGGGGGTTCTATTGTCAGACGACTTTCATTTACTCCAGAAACAAGACAGCCTGAGCAATCACGAGATGAAAAATTCAAGCCTAGAAGATCTGGCAACCAGGCATGGGGTGATGTGAAATACAAGGGTGACTGGATGAAGAGGCCAATCTCTGATGATGAGGTTGCATGGCTGGTGAAATTGCTGGTCCGGTTTTCAAGTTGGCTGAATGATAGTTTTGGGCTGAATCAAGTACAGAGCAGCGACATAGACCCTAAATGGTCATATGTGGAAGTGTCAAATAACGTGGAAAATGTATGTGGACCCACTGAGACTTTGAAGATGATGTTGTGTGCTATTGGCTGTTGGTTTCTTGCGTTCTGTGCTGCAGTAGCAAGGTTAATGAGAAAGCACGGTCTTAGGGTGAACCTCAGGATGCTGGCATCAAAAAAGATTGTGATGGTTTTGCTCATGTCTGCTCTATTCAGTGTATTCAAGAAGGCTTTTGCAGTGTTTCATAGGGTGTAG